A genome region from Dickeya chrysanthemi NCPPB 402 includes the following:
- a CDS encoding efflux RND transporter periplasmic adaptor subunit, translating to MQRFSMIAYGLAWIALTGCDGQKQALTPPPQPVKALQVQKVRYQNEAQISGEVTARFQADLAFRTEGRVIARLVDVGSRVQKGQVLARLDDIEKKADVDVAQATLHSARATLQLKQRIFSRDQKLLTIHAISQAEWDQAREDLSSAQAGVVSAQSSLDTAKDALTYTELKSDADGVIVSRQLEVGQVVASAQTVLTLAHDGPRDAVFDVPEAILLNEHPGDDIRVRLISAREGEALTAKVREIAPMLNEASGTVQVKTTLPVSAQWPLGAPVVGNIVVNEQPGILLPPGALTSHQGKPAVWVIEEGKDTVSLHEISVARYRSQDVVVTAGLTPGAWVVTEGSKFLIAGQHVSRELP from the coding sequence ATGCAACGGTTTTCGATGATCGCGTACGGGTTAGCCTGGATAGCACTGACAGGGTGTGACGGGCAAAAACAGGCGCTGACGCCACCTCCGCAGCCGGTAAAAGCACTACAGGTGCAAAAGGTCCGGTATCAAAATGAGGCTCAAATATCGGGGGAAGTGACAGCGCGCTTTCAGGCCGATCTGGCATTCCGCACAGAGGGACGGGTTATTGCACGTCTGGTTGATGTCGGAAGCCGGGTTCAGAAAGGACAGGTCCTTGCCCGCCTTGACGATATCGAAAAAAAAGCAGACGTGGATGTTGCCCAGGCAACGTTGCATTCGGCACGCGCAACGCTTCAGCTAAAACAACGTATTTTTAGTCGCGACCAAAAGTTGCTGACAATCCACGCTATCTCACAGGCCGAGTGGGATCAGGCGCGTGAGGATTTAAGCAGTGCGCAGGCTGGGGTGGTCAGCGCGCAGTCTTCACTTGATACGGCGAAGGATGCACTAACGTATACCGAGCTCAAGTCCGATGCTGATGGTGTGATTGTTTCGCGGCAACTGGAAGTCGGACAGGTAGTCGCTTCAGCGCAAACCGTGCTCACTCTGGCTCATGATGGCCCCCGTGATGCGGTATTTGATGTACCGGAAGCCATTTTACTCAATGAGCACCCCGGAGATGACATCAGAGTGAGATTGATCTCGGCGAGAGAGGGAGAGGCTTTAACCGCGAAAGTGCGGGAAATTGCACCGATGTTGAATGAGGCCAGCGGCACCGTGCAGGTTAAAACGACATTACCCGTCTCTGCGCAATGGCCGCTCGGCGCACCAGTTGTCGGCAACATCGTGGTCAACGAGCAACCGGGCATTTTACTGCCACCCGGTGCGCTGACATCACATCAGGGCAAACCCGCTGTCTGGGTGATAGAGGAAGGGAAAGATACGGTTTCCCTGCATGAGATCTCGGTTGCACGCTATCGCTCGCAAGACGTTGTCGTGACCGCCGGTCTTACGCCCGGTGCGTGGGTGGTGACTGAAGGCAGCAAGTTTCTGATAGCAGGGCAGCACGTTTCCAGGGAGCTACCGTGA
- a CDS encoding TetR/AcrR family transcriptional regulator, translating into MLNKMTRAEQKAQRPYEILEAAFEEFSIKGYAAARLDDIAKRIGISKGTIYLYFPTKEALFEAMTHHHSQPYRDVLTTAESFKGSCSERLRALLLFAFEKISKDKKIQQLLRLSLTEGSRFPEIVDRYYQEFVGPLAGAIGKLLADGVAAGEFRAGPATSTPEVIMGSILHLMILHINVPGRRRINKQTLVEAHLDLTLNGVLAHPS; encoded by the coding sequence ATGTTAAACAAGATGACGCGGGCTGAACAAAAAGCGCAGCGTCCCTATGAAATTCTGGAAGCCGCTTTTGAAGAGTTCAGCATCAAAGGTTATGCCGCAGCCCGGCTTGATGACATTGCCAAACGTATCGGTATCAGTAAGGGGACCATTTACCTCTACTTTCCGACGAAAGAAGCCTTATTCGAGGCGATGACTCATCACCACTCTCAGCCTTACCGGGACGTTCTGACCACCGCAGAATCCTTTAAAGGCAGTTGCTCTGAGCGTCTGCGAGCGTTGCTTTTGTTTGCCTTCGAAAAGATCTCCAAAGATAAAAAAATCCAACAATTGCTACGATTGTCACTGACTGAAGGCTCCCGTTTTCCGGAGATCGTTGACCGCTATTACCAAGAGTTTGTCGGGCCGCTCGCCGGAGCAATAGGTAAACTACTGGCTGATGGCGTTGCAGCCGGGGAGTTTCGTGCCGGGCCGGCAACAAGCACCCCCGAGGTGATAATGGGCTCGATTTTGCATCTGATGATATTGCATATTAATGTCCCCGGCCGCCGACGTATCAATAAACAAACGTTAGTAGAAGCCCATCTGGATCTTACGCTTAATGGTGTGTTAGCCCACCCATCGTAG
- a CDS encoding zinc-binding alcohol dehydrogenase family protein: protein MKAAIVTEKGKLPVYGDFPEPQADDKHVVVSVKASAVSQLAKSRAAGTHYSASLQYPFIAGIDGTGYLSNGDPVYFLAFTSPWGSMAQRTQVPVEGIVPLPATVDLVQAAALANPGISSWTALTRRAQLRKDETVLINGATGTSGGLAVRIARHLGAGKVIVTGRNHEALEKLRAEGADVAITLDALPTKLPALMAEGIDVVLDYLWGQSALDIMTAAIAGGEKVVRFVQIGSLSGQDIPLHSKLLRSSGLTLMGSGLGSVSNSELVASVGELLDAAARSDFSIPFQRRPLSEVNHAWVEDDSRCRTVFTL, encoded by the coding sequence ATGAAAGCAGCCATTGTTACTGAAAAAGGGAAACTGCCGGTGTACGGTGATTTCCCTGAACCCCAAGCCGATGACAAGCATGTGGTGGTCTCGGTGAAAGCATCCGCGGTGAGCCAATTGGCCAAATCACGCGCGGCAGGCACCCATTACAGCGCATCGCTACAGTATCCTTTTATCGCCGGGATTGACGGCACGGGATACCTCAGTAACGGCGATCCGGTCTACTTTCTGGCGTTTACTTCGCCCTGGGGAAGCATGGCGCAGAGAACGCAGGTGCCAGTCGAGGGTATCGTGCCGCTACCTGCCACAGTGGATCTGGTGCAAGCCGCCGCGCTGGCCAACCCCGGAATATCTTCCTGGACGGCATTAACGCGCCGGGCGCAACTGCGCAAAGATGAAACGGTACTGATAAACGGCGCAACCGGTACATCCGGCGGACTGGCCGTCCGCATCGCACGTCACCTTGGTGCCGGAAAAGTGATTGTTACTGGCCGCAACCATGAAGCGCTGGAGAAACTGCGTGCGGAAGGTGCCGATGTGGCGATTACGCTGGATGCATTGCCAACAAAACTGCCGGCATTGATGGCTGAGGGTATCGACGTGGTTCTGGACTATCTCTGGGGCCAGAGCGCACTCGATATCATGACGGCTGCCATTGCCGGCGGGGAGAAAGTGGTGCGTTTTGTCCAAATCGGTTCGCTGAGCGGGCAGGATATTCCGCTACACAGTAAATTATTGCGTTCTTCAGGGCTGACGCTGATGGGTAGCGGGCTTGGCAGCGTATCGAATTCAGAACTGGTTGCTTCTGTCGGCGAACTCCTAGACGCCGCCGCACGGAGCGATTTCTCCATTCCATTCCAGCGACGTCCGTTAAGCGAAGTGAATCACGCCTGGGTTGAGGATGACAGCCGCTGCCGCACGGTGTTTACCCTCTGA
- a CDS encoding MarR family winged helix-turn-helix transcriptional regulator, which produces MENVQNTHNCETFDDLHDALLTIVGAFNRPQRDELMIKESGIQLDRALFPLLVQISRFGPIGVVELADRVGRDYTTVSRQVAKLEATGLAQRQKNIKDKRVNEAAITKAGKAMTDKIDATRAQIYRHVFEEWQDHERTELTRLLRKFVMDFAVSESKKKSG; this is translated from the coding sequence ATGGAAAATGTGCAAAATACACATAATTGTGAAACCTTCGATGACTTGCATGATGCGCTGCTGACTATCGTCGGTGCGTTTAACCGCCCTCAACGCGATGAACTGATGATAAAAGAATCCGGCATTCAGCTTGATCGCGCGCTGTTTCCGCTACTGGTGCAGATAAGCCGTTTTGGCCCAATTGGCGTAGTCGAACTCGCCGACCGTGTTGGCCGCGATTACACCACGGTGAGCCGTCAGGTCGCGAAGCTGGAGGCGACGGGGCTGGCGCAACGCCAGAAGAACATCAAGGATAAGCGGGTGAATGAAGCCGCTATTACTAAAGCGGGCAAAGCGATGACCGATAAAATTGACGCCACGCGCGCGCAGATATACCGCCATGTTTTTGAAGAATGGCAGGATCATGAACGCACGGAACTGACAAGATTACTGCGGAAGTTTGTGATGGATTTTGCCGTATCGGAAAGCAAGAAAAAAAGCGGTTAA
- a CDS encoding contractile injection system tape measure protein: MLQQFAGGTPATLTDREIAALCAALARLLPSQPEAIRRILLPVLHSAAHSERLATALPDTLHTALLLLLRRSDFLALQPYGRFIANLCHRHPAYYGASQALEHLLWRALYHSLFTAGSSADIATFIRDFLHRLAADWQTRHHTSSPAVFYRFLLEQAQTEPLPATRTLADRVQRLITDAGLHQDTPPAATATAVPSPEQTLALPPPADLADNDQIAPPVTTATLPDWRGDDALPADEPIAIANAGLVLASPYLARLLTRLALVQDGAFPEELARYQAIYCLQYLVDPQPLYAEYQLALNKLLCGLPLNAPLPLTMPPDAAARDTLDALLAAILQHWNALGHTTADGLRQTFLQREGTLWRQADSWKLEVMPGPFDMLLDRLPWGYSTIKYPWMDRPLHVVWR; encoded by the coding sequence GTGTTGCAGCAGTTCGCCGGGGGCACCCCGGCAACCCTGACCGACCGCGAGATAGCCGCGCTCTGCGCCGCGCTGGCGCGCCTGCTGCCCTCGCAGCCGGAGGCGATCCGCCGCATTTTGCTGCCGGTGCTGCATTCCGCCGCGCATAGCGAACGGCTGGCGACAGCGTTGCCCGACACCCTGCACACCGCCTTACTGCTGCTGTTACGCCGCAGTGATTTTCTGGCGTTGCAGCCGTACGGCCGGTTTATCGCTAACCTCTGTCATCGCCACCCGGCCTACTACGGTGCGTCGCAGGCACTGGAGCATCTGCTCTGGCGCGCGCTGTATCACTCGCTGTTCACTGCCGGTTCATCGGCCGATATCGCCACGTTTATACGCGACTTTCTGCACCGGTTAGCCGCCGACTGGCAAACACGCCACCACACGTCATCACCGGCGGTGTTTTACCGCTTTCTGCTGGAGCAGGCGCAGACTGAACCATTACCGGCCACCCGCACGCTGGCCGATCGTGTGCAACGGCTGATTACCGATGCCGGCCTGCATCAGGACACACCGCCTGCCGCTACCGCCACGGCCGTACCGTCGCCCGAACAGACTCTCGCGTTGCCGCCGCCCGCGGACCTCGCCGACAACGACCAGATAGCGCCGCCGGTAACGACCGCCACCCTCCCCGACTGGCGGGGTGACGACGCCCTGCCCGCCGACGAACCGATCGCCATCGCCAACGCCGGGCTGGTGCTGGCCTCGCCCTATCTTGCCCGCCTGCTGACGCGGCTGGCGCTGGTGCAGGACGGCGCGTTTCCCGAGGAACTTGCCCGCTATCAGGCCATTTACTGCCTGCAGTATCTGGTCGACCCGCAACCGTTGTACGCCGAATACCAACTGGCGCTGAATAAGCTGCTGTGCGGCCTGCCGCTCAATGCACCGTTACCGTTAACCATGCCGCCGGACGCCGCCGCCCGCGACACGTTGGACGCCTTGCTGGCTGCCATCCTGCAACACTGGAACGCGTTAGGCCATACCACGGCGGACGGGCTGCGTCAGACCTTTTTGCAACGCGAAGGTACCCTGTGGCGACAGGCGGATAGCTGGAAACTGGAGGTGATGCCGGGCCCGTTCGACATGCTGCTCGACCGGCTGCCGTGGGGATATTCGACCATTAAATACCCCTGGATGGACAGGCCGCTGCACGTGGTCTGGCGCTAA
- a CDS encoding contractile injection system tape measure protein, whose product MTQPHRIHTASLTLDFCHPSEAERFERDAPHFVQHQLLPLIDALFDQSSPPHQLWVIDQLTLDLGALPASDLASALLAALQQQLAEALRAQQPAAAPASHAHEAETTEIETTEIQILDRPAAQWRQLQFFLQHGVMPWHYADRHGWRQATHHRHWLADAVRRHYGDINRLLSASARPADLIARLVSQLPATALHSWLEQLTPAHQDMALCCLAAQPEPEAMPATLRGRLHRYWHRRIHQALSRHRLRQELLPVWATLLGTQRPRFLLALYACGQQPDVVRAMAQALDDNAFNDLLTLLAPQAQPFIQQVLGQPAWFSRPDEASATEQPPSPHPLLREFTLHYLLVQRGGQFNKQRYMAGLIGRLAAHHNMERTDVLQTLYLRLAAWPGDRALKQPLLSLLTTLWAEMAPLARPLPRRSALMPGAQPVQRPATVCAITGQPDADIDARLQRLRRQWAAALQQADEAALNQVWRQCPPAMLSLLRPALIASGQQSQLRQRWAVRFSAAARYRLLTLLEPADAPFIRDLLEEVRVGQSAIAARSPQSPGDPLLTHSLWSLTFSYLLAGRGGEFNRNSYLETLLRQLAAHHNLSHSALVDALLQHVRHTPADTEVRRALLSLLHRLHDDETPAATPLSPPSPPTPPPAAAPCRIDADFPTSPHPLLDAVCYQYLHEVLVHGDPARRYVSPDRARAASAPAGVDLLRCLQQLQAHHPLLVQRWLAVSTHYPAGWQRLCAALRPSHAARLLALLIMLRQPSASLRSLAAALDNATRRLSLAQQQAFYGQMIASLAANHTPDWVAIRDAVSHAAPHAAMTPPQTAPADQPTATMPAQTQPPRRRHWTTTARWPCCSSSPGAPRQP is encoded by the coding sequence ATGACGCAGCCACACCGGATTCACACCGCCAGCCTGACGCTCGATTTTTGCCATCCGTCCGAGGCGGAACGATTCGAGCGCGATGCCCCGCATTTCGTGCAACACCAATTGTTGCCGTTGATTGACGCGCTGTTTGATCAGTCTTCGCCGCCGCATCAACTGTGGGTTATCGACCAGCTAACGCTCGATCTGGGCGCGCTGCCCGCGTCGGATCTGGCATCAGCGCTGCTGGCGGCGCTACAACAACAACTGGCGGAGGCGTTGCGCGCACAGCAACCTGCCGCCGCACCTGCCAGCCACGCGCACGAAGCTGAGACGACGGAAATTGAGACGACGGAAATACAGATACTGGACCGCCCGGCGGCACAATGGCGTCAGCTACAGTTTTTCCTGCAACACGGCGTGATGCCCTGGCATTATGCCGATCGGCACGGCTGGCGGCAGGCCACCCACCACCGGCACTGGCTGGCCGATGCCGTGCGCCGACATTACGGCGATATCAACCGGTTACTGAGCGCCAGCGCCCGACCGGCCGACCTGATCGCCCGGCTGGTATCGCAACTGCCGGCCACCGCGCTCCACAGTTGGCTGGAACAATTGACGCCCGCCCATCAGGACATGGCGCTGTGCTGTCTGGCGGCGCAGCCGGAACCCGAGGCGATGCCCGCCACGCTGCGGGGACGGTTGCATCGCTACTGGCACCGGCGCATCCATCAGGCATTAAGTCGGCACCGCCTGCGTCAGGAATTACTGCCCGTCTGGGCGACGCTGCTCGGCACCCAGCGCCCCCGGTTTCTGCTGGCGCTGTATGCCTGCGGGCAACAACCCGACGTCGTACGCGCTATGGCGCAGGCGCTGGATGACAACGCGTTCAACGACTTGCTGACGCTGCTGGCGCCACAGGCGCAGCCGTTTATTCAGCAGGTGCTCGGGCAGCCGGCATGGTTTAGCCGGCCCGACGAGGCGAGCGCGACAGAACAGCCGCCCTCGCCGCATCCACTGTTGCGGGAGTTCACCCTGCATTACCTGCTGGTACAACGCGGCGGCCAGTTCAACAAACAGCGTTACATGGCCGGGCTGATTGGCCGACTGGCGGCGCACCACAATATGGAGCGAACCGACGTGCTGCAAACGCTCTATCTGCGCCTGGCCGCCTGGCCGGGCGATCGTGCGCTGAAACAGCCGTTGCTGTCGCTGCTGACGACCTTGTGGGCAGAAATGGCTCCGCTTGCCCGACCGCTGCCGCGCCGGTCGGCGCTCATGCCGGGCGCACAGCCGGTACAGCGTCCGGCAACGGTCTGCGCTATCACCGGGCAACCCGACGCCGATATCGACGCCCGTCTCCAGAGGCTCCGGCGCCAATGGGCCGCCGCGCTGCAACAGGCGGATGAGGCGGCGCTGAATCAGGTGTGGCGCCAATGCCCTCCGGCGATGCTATCGCTGCTACGCCCGGCATTGATCGCCAGTGGGCAGCAGAGCCAACTGCGTCAGCGCTGGGCGGTGCGTTTTTCCGCCGCGGCGCGTTATCGCCTGTTGACCCTGCTGGAACCGGCAGACGCCCCCTTTATCCGCGACCTGCTGGAAGAGGTGCGCGTCGGCCAGTCGGCTATCGCCGCCCGCTCGCCTCAGTCGCCCGGCGACCCGTTGCTGACGCATAGCCTGTGGAGCCTCACGTTCAGTTACCTGCTGGCTGGGCGCGGCGGCGAGTTTAACCGCAACAGTTATCTGGAAACGCTGCTGCGGCAACTGGCGGCGCACCATAACCTGTCGCATTCGGCGTTAGTCGACGCGTTGTTGCAGCATGTACGCCATACCCCGGCCGATACCGAGGTACGCCGGGCGTTACTCTCGCTGCTCCACCGCCTGCACGACGACGAAACACCGGCCGCAACACCGCTCTCGCCGCCGTCGCCCCCCACACCGCCACCTGCCGCGGCACCGTGCCGGATCGATGCCGATTTCCCGACGTCGCCGCACCCATTACTGGATGCCGTCTGCTACCAATACCTGCACGAGGTATTGGTCCACGGCGATCCGGCACGCCGTTATGTTTCGCCGGACCGGGCGCGCGCCGCATCAGCGCCTGCCGGTGTCGACCTGTTGCGCTGCCTGCAACAGTTACAGGCGCATCACCCGTTGCTGGTGCAACGTTGGCTGGCGGTCTCGACACACTATCCTGCCGGTTGGCAACGACTGTGCGCGGCGCTGCGTCCATCGCACGCCGCCCGGTTGCTGGCGCTGTTGATCATGCTGCGTCAGCCGTCGGCCAGCCTGCGTAGCCTGGCAGCGGCGCTCGACAACGCGACCCGACGCCTGAGCCTGGCCCAACAGCAGGCGTTTTATGGGCAGATGATCGCATCCCTCGCCGCCAACCATACGCCGGATTGGGTGGCGATACGCGATGCGGTCAGCCATGCCGCTCCGCACGCCGCCATGACGCCGCCACAAACGGCACCTGCCGACCAGCCGACGGCCACGATGCCGGCGCAAACCCAACCCCCCCGCCGCCGACACTGGACGACGACGGCGCGCTGGCCGTGTTGCAGCAGTTCGCCGGGGGCACCCCGGCAACCCTGA